TTGTTTTGTTCAAAAATAATGTCTGCCTGATCGATGGTATCCTTTGCCATCAAACGGTATGTCGTCCACTTTCCTCCTAACAAACTGACAAGGCCTGAAACAGAATCTATTTCAATTTCGTGGTCCCTTAATAATGTTTTAGTCGACTTATTTGGATCGGCTGAAAGAAGCGGACGTAAACCTCCGTAACCGGCTTTTATTTTCGAGATATCAATTGCTTTATCCAGATAAGGATTTAAAGTACTGACCAGATAATCAACTTCCTTTTTATTTAAAGTTGACTCATTTATAACATCATCCGAATCCGTGTCCGTTGTTCCTAGCAACATAGAGCCTTCAAAAGGAATAGCGAAAACCACGCGCCCATCCGGCGTTTTCGGAATCAACATGGCATGTTCGCTATTCAAAACTTCGTAAGGAAGTACCACGTGAACCCCTTTACTTGGTCTTATCCGACTTGGTAAAGAGCTATTTGCAAAATGCCTGATTTTATCAGAAAATGGCCCGGTACAGTTGATTATAATTTTTGTATTGATTGTAAACTCTTCCTCAGTTTGGGTATCCCGAACCTTCACGCCGGTTAATTTCCCATCCGCAGTTTTTTCAAACCCGTTAACTTGTATATAATTGGCGACCGCAGCTCCTGCTTCCGAGGCAGAAGTTGAAAGAGCCAGACAATAACGTGCATCATCAAGCTGGCCATCATAATACATGACAGCACTGTGTAATTTACTTCTGTTGAGTGTTGGAATTTTCGTCAGGACCTCCTCTTTTTTCAGCCATTTACTTTTTGGCAGCGAATCATTTGTAGCGAACCAATCGTACATTCTCAATCCAATACTAAAATAAAGCCCTTCAATCCAGGAACTTACCGGCGTCATTAAAGCCAGTGGTCTTGCCAGGTGAGGTGCGTTATTAAGTACAATATGTCTTTCTTCAAGTCCATGACGAACCTGTTTC
The nucleotide sequence above comes from Dyadobacter subterraneus. Encoded proteins:
- a CDS encoding glycerol-3-phosphate dehydrogenase/oxidase, with amino-acid sequence MNRNESLLRLKNEHFDICIIGAGASGAGCALDAVLRGYKVALIDRKDFASETSSRSTKLIHGGVRYLEQAFKNLDFAQLKQVRHGLEERHIVLNNAPHLARPLALMTPVSSWIEGLYFSIGLRMYDWFATNDSLPKSKWLKKEEVLTKIPTLNRSKLHSAVMYYDGQLDDARYCLALSTSASEAGAAVANYIQVNGFEKTADGKLTGVKVRDTQTEEEFTINTKIIINCTGPFSDKIRHFANSSLPSRIRPSKGVHVVLPYEVLNSEHAMLIPKTPDGRVVFAIPFEGSMLLGTTDTDSDDVINESTLNKKEVDYLVSTLNPYLDKAIDISKIKAGYGGLRPLLSADPNKSTKTLLRDHEIEIDSVSGLVSLLGGKWTTYRLMAKDTIDQADIIFEQNNDCKTANHLLTGGANFDYNSWKFLVKDFGLAEDVSKHLVSKYGSRANEIGKLVTANPALKEKLDSNYPYITAEIIYSVRNEMAITPRDILARRIRMEITDWQATLRCLPVVADLMGEELSWSRILKEKYIQEYSQEIKQFMANAAGTVVV